The following nucleotide sequence is from Trifolium pratense cultivar HEN17-A07 linkage group LG2, ARS_RC_1.1, whole genome shotgun sequence.
GCCAAATTTAAGAGAGAAACCTTCAAATATTCCATCGATCAAAAGCTATAGCGAAATTGTAAGCTATAGCGAAACCTTCAAATAGCACCATTaacaaaaatgatattttatatGATCTAACagaaataaaatgattttttttttttttgataaagccgtaaatattgaaaaaaatagtgGAAATGTGAAATATGTCTCGTGGAAATTATTGTTGGCTAAGAAACAAAATTCTccatatttattttatgaatagaGTGTTGATCTTTTGCATTGTATAGGTTGATATTGTTCCTAGTAAGAAGTTGTTtgttcaacaaaaaatattatttcaatgACAAGAATTGTTGGTAATGATATATTTTATGTACAACACTCTTTCAATGGTAGTGTTGAAGTAAATAAAGttctcataaaaataaaataaaaaataaagttctGAGAAGAAAATGACACTTCCTTggtccttttctttcttttcattaatTGTGATGCATGGGGTCATATACACATGTGTCTGCCCCCTTTTTTGGGGTTCACTATATATTGAGGTTTATATGCTTCAAATTTGAAGGTTATTTTATATACTAAATacgtcaacaaaaataaaacaagacaaATTAAAAGCTCAAGACCAAAACAAACAATTGTGATGGACATGAACTTGGATCAAACTGGATTCAATAACAAGTTGGAAAATAGCAAACATAAGCCCTAGAGTTTGTTTACAATAAtcactaaaataaatttgatgttGACATTCAATACTCCCTTGATTCTATTTAAAAGAgacaattacttttttttttgttctttaattTAAGAAAcatagtattatttttaaatgcaTTAACCATAGaattttctttgttctttaatttatgtaattaattattaatttatttaaataaaatttaaatatttttaaataatctgaaaaattatataaaaaaatatggaaaaaatgtaattgaaaaaaaaatcaataaaaatcggtttataattataaattaattttaaattgattctGAATTGACttagaaaaattaattagtttttacaAAAGTGAATTTTACGAACTAAAccaaatcattaattaatatgGTTCAGTtcatttcataataaaatatgaacacccctatttttttttttgtggtattTAGGTTGAATTTGGATTCtagcaatttgattttttttttttttttacattttcatgcatttaacaaaaaaaaaaaaaattagagagagaaaaaaaattctgaatGAGTATGACATAGTATGTTGTAAAGATAAAAGTACAAGTACAAATACAAGATTCTTTTGACTTTAAAGAATCCAAAACTAAATTCAGTTATAAAAGAAGAAGAGTTTGGATTCTAAACACAAATTTCATTAGGCTTTTCATGTACTTTGTTTTTACTTAATTAGAATTGGCTTTTTGCATTGTCAAACAGTCAGAGTTTTTCCTTTTTATGGCAATATGTTCTTGCTCTTGCATATGCATACCCTCCCTCCCTCCCCTCTCAATACCCCTGAGGTTAGGGGGCACACACACAAAGAGCATCAACTTTGCAGACCTTTTTCCACAACTTTTTCTGTACCATTAATTTACATCTAACTTGTTTAAGATTTTATACTATTTTCATTACTAGTgagatataattatattaggTTTTactattcaattaattaatcactACTTCCACTTCTTTATTGTGGTCAAATGATCATGTTAAAGTTTCATCTATTTTTAAGTTGTTGAGACATTTTTTCGTTAAACCTAATTTCCTTCAGATACAACTGCAATATATATTAATCTTTTCGAGGTACTAAATTCatttaagttaatattttttaataaatattttttatatgttaattaaaaattgaactttGAACTAAATAGTCGTTGAAACAATTAAATACGAACATatagttaatttatttatgagaTTATTGCGATTATAATTGACATAAAtaatcctttaaaaaaaataattgacatAAATAATGTGACCCTCTAAATGACTGTTTTGAGCATGACAAGAAATAATTGAATATAACTAGGTTAAGGTGAAGACAATCCATATGCAAAATAACTTATCCATTGGCTTATATATGTGTGAGTAAACTGTTACAAAAcagatttaaataaaaaaccatttaaacatttttcaaataacTTTTTCACTGTTTTCTAACTTCATGTATTtctgtgtttaattttttactttttttttttgtttttgtaagaGATAGAATATGTGATATGATAAAAGTAATCTGCACATAGTACATAAGcaggaaaaaataataataatctgtACACAAATGGCAGAAGATTTATTATAGGGCAATGATATCAAAGGCTTTCACATTTATTCAGGCCCTATTTTAAAGTCTTACATGGTCACACTAAATAATTATTGATAACCAACCGGTTGAactgaattttaattaagtattgATTGTTTAAGAGAATTATTGATATTagctaaaataatttttaatcaaactttAGTTTCAAACATAACTAAAAAGACTGTTCATTCATATACTTCACATGTGGGCTTAACCTAACCTATATTAAAATactaacattaattttattttttttactatactGATTTACagggaaaaaataaaatcatgagTGGGCGTGACTTTTTTAGAAGTGggaaatttttttacttttttttttacagtaccTAAAAAGGAAACAATAATAATTCAATAGTCCATCAACCactaaaataaaagtaaaactcaACCCCATCAAAGGGTGCAGTGCCTTTTACAAAGGCTgcaataaaaaacaaatgagGTAATGCGTAGGACTGTGTAGTACCATAATTTAAGTGCATGCCAAGACAAAATAAGCTCTACAAtccataagaaaaaaatattaaaaaacaatgaCTTCCCTTAATTGCGAAAGTACGAGTTGGTCTGAGTGAAACTGAACTGAAAAGTTTCCAGGTTCGAACTTTATAGGTCAAGGTCAAACGAAATGCGGTCGAGTAGAGATTTTACTAAAAGTCGGCCAAATTTCCTGATAGAAATTAGTTATCTTGAAAAGTTTTTAGATTTGAACTTTATAGGTCAAGGTCAAAAGAAAGACGGTCGAGTAGAGATTTTACTGAAAGTCAGCTAAATTTCTTGATAGAAATTAGTTATCAACAAAGTTGGTTGAATTGAAAAGTTTTTAGATTCGAACTTTATAGGTCAAGGTCAAAAGAAACGCAGTTGAGTAGAGATTTTACTGAGTCAAATTTCCTGATAGAAATTAATCATCGACAACGCTGGTAGATATTTCGCACCGATAATAgttgaaaacaaaaactaaaagtTGATAGGGAAAGGAGTGTGATGGCACAGTACAAATTGTTCGTATACTGTCACAACCATGTGAGATAGCAGGTGAACCCCCCCTTCAAACAACCCCACATGTGGACCTTACCACTCACCACCAATATCCGACATATCTATTTCCTACTATTGTTAGTTTGTTACCACTTTTATAAcctatgtttttatttatgtataattttgtaacattttattttaaggtAACACAACATAACATTATCAACAAACTTAGGAACATTGCATAGTCACATTATCAATCTATTGATTCTATTCTAAGACAAATATTTCCCATTTagacacattttttttgttgcattcGCGCAATTTTGCACGAGATATTAGCTAATTAAACATAAGCATGAGAAAATAGCTACTTAAGATGGTCTATATTACATAAAAGTAAAACAACAATGTTTTTGTTCTGTCTTAGTTTGGTGAAACACATGataatgaagatgatgatgatgattgtaAAATGAAAATGGAAAAGGAAGAACAGAAAACTAGTCTTATACTATTATATAAACTAATATGTCTATCCATGTATGCAATATGTATTGCTTGGTTGCTGTTAGTAgtatgtattttgattgatgattgaTGATAATGTTGACCTTGTTTTGATAGTACTTCTCTAGGATCTAGTCTCTTGATCTAGGTGTATTCAGCTATACATCTAGAAgattcttttcttcttcttctatatGCTTCTATAAATCTGCAATTCTGCATACAAATAcaaaccaacaacaaaaaaacaattattactatttaattaaagaggtacatttatttttatgtaaaggaaaaaaagagtaaaaaatgGATATGAAAAATATTACCCTAATTAATATGATCCCCCTGCGCgcttcttctatttttattacCTACAATTCAAAATCATAGATGTGCATAAGTCTAAGAAATAAACGTACATATGCGCGCTCACACGCACGTGCGTGCACGAGCACGTGTAACTTGTCATAAGAATTCTATCCAAGGGAGGCTGCAATCAGCATTGAGCAGTACCTTGATATTAGAATATTAAAGGGAGGCCATGTTATCACCCGAAGCAGTTGTCGATTCAAACTTCTGAGATGAGCTAGTTGAAACTGCAGTACTCTCATTGAGCTCTTCCTGTGGAGAGAAATCAGACTGATAATCTCCGGCGGCTTTTGTTGGTGAAGCAAACAGACTGTCAGGAAGGGTTTGCTCCACATTTCTGCGTAGTCGAGAAACGAATAATACAAACATCAAAATACCGATATGTTTGGAACGTAAATACAATCTGCAACAAAGTCACGCCACATACCTAGTGCCAAGATCTACGGCCTCAGACTTTGCAATACCCTCAGACTTTGCAATACCCTTTGCATTCTCATTCTCagaagcagcagcagcagcatcaATACAAGATGGATCAGCTTCTTTCTGCTGCTCAGTTGCAGCACCTAACGAACCAGCAGAAGTGAGGCTGCCACCATAGCCTAAAATGGAAAGCGTATCAACAATGTAAACTGCTTGTAACCATGTTCGTTAGAATTATGCATTAGGGTTCTGTAAATTAACTAACCTGTAATGTCCCCTTGAATGTCATCAGAAGAAAGACCTGCATGGTTAACATGGCTATGAAGTTGATGCGGAAAAGCCAAAGGAGCCCCAACAGAGAAACTGCGCTGGTGGTGGTAAATCGGATTATTCTTGAAATCTGGAAGCTGCAGACTCTTCAGCCTCATTTGTTGGAATTCAAGGACTTGCTGCAACTCAGCCTGCTCCTCCATTTTTCTTCTCAATAAGATATCATGCGGATTGTTCAACATTCTTGCTCCTGCATAAAATAGGTTTAGTGAGAACAAAACTGAAGCAACGTGAGACGAGACTCCATTGTAAGTATTTGCTCCTGCATATAACTTTTCTTGGGAAGTCTGAGTTGAATAAAGAAGCAAAGGTGAGAAATTTGATTACCGGGATGGAAATCAAAATGTTCTTTAGAGTCAAATCCGGAGGGACTTAAACATGGTGAAAAATCTCCCCTCTCTAATTGCTGTTGTTGATGTTGTCTCCTGTATACATCGGTCACAATGTTATTAGTTCAGGAACAGAAGATATAAACCGAACTAAAAACAAGATGCACACTTACTTGTCAGGAACTTTTCCCTTCTCCTTGTAGGGTTTCACAAGCACGCGTGAATCACATATAAAATGAGGATTCCCTTTCGATAATATCATTCTCACTGTCTCAGGAAAGACAAAGGTAACAAAACCGAACATACGCTTTTGCTGGTAAGGAATTCTCACATCTTGGACAGGTCCATATTTGCTTCAAAACAACAAAAGCAGCTAGTCAATGAATGAAATCTTTCAATTTTGGATTTGAGTGCATGCTAGCAAAAACACGTGAAGATGCATGCAATAAAAACGTATACAAACAAACACTATGGTGTTATGAGTAAATATCGAGATCTAGGACAATATAGATCGAACCAGAGATCACGATTGCAATAGAATGATATATCACCGTCTCTAACATGTTACCTTCTGAGGGTCACAATTCCTAGGGTTCACAAACACGCTTGCATCCATCCTTTTATTCATGAAATCATAATAAAGCAATAGTATGACCGCCGTAGGATAACGACAACAAACTTTTATATCGACGTCATGTTATTTTGTAACGAACTTCTCTACGTGTCTTTCAAAACAATCATGATGCTTTAAAATCTTACCAATTATGAGATATATCTCTCATACATTGAAACTGAAACACGGACTACCAATCATAGTTCTTTTAGTTAGAAATAGATTGTCGTTTAGGTGAATTTTCACATATCAAAATTCATTGGCAACTGAAAAGAATCCTAAACTATGTTAAATGGGATGTGCATCTGCGGTGTCGTGGATATTTAAGTAGACGCATCCAAATAAGATAAACAATGCATATCAAATCAGCATCGATAACGACAAATGATGGGTTTAAACTATAAATTCCATTATCTTCGAAGCTTCTTAACGACAAATGATGACTTTAAACTGTGAATTTCATGGGagacatacatcattctcttgCAAAGTTTATTGGCTGATACAAAAAGAACATTACACATAAACGACTTCGAAGTAAAACTCGTAATTTAATGCAGTAACATCACAACCAGTGACTACTGAGTTTAAATTGCGTATTGATGAAGGGCCAGCGTAAAACCCTTAACTACCAAGCAAACTCAAATTAATCAAGTATGATAAAAGACACATTACTTAAGTTAGGAGTCAGGATCAACATCAGGAGCAATCAAAAATCCATCTTCCCTAGGGCTTCCAAGAAGCATCACACCAAGGAGCACTTATGGTGTGCACAGTGAAAATCGTGGAAAATTACCGCAATTTTTCACTTTAAAGCATGGAACCTGGAATAATTAATGGCAATATTTGAGAACTTATTGAAATAATTTCTCCATTCATGTCTGCGCTAATAACCTAGATATATGATAATGTGATATACCATCACACTTCTTCACCTGCACAGCATCAGTGAGTCGAAAAAAGCATTAGTGGGTCATTTACAGCGTGTTTTACCTAAAGTACTCCGAAACATCTTCATCTTTGAATGTGCTTTCAGCAGGAAAGGTTAAATAAATCTGTCGCGAAGCGGAGTTTGGCTTATCACCAGCAACCATAGCAAGAAACTCGTTCCTTTCGGGCCTGCCGCGTCCACTAATGTTGTAATATTCTTCACCCATCATAAACGCTGCTGCAGCCGCAGCTCTGAAATGCAACATAGCAATACATAATATTAGAAGAAAATATCACTTcacaactacaaaaaaaaaaaagtaaaagaaagtaaacaaactcaaaaataaaccTTTGGTTATCATTGTGCTGCTGCATCAGAAAGTCAATGTACTTGTCGTACGAAGACGGCGATGTTCCACCAGCAGCAAGTTGTGATGCAGCAACCAATCTTTGATGCTGAGCAGCCTTAAACCTCATGAACTCTTCATGCTGTTCCAATCCCTCAAACTTAGAGGGTGAACCAACAATAGCAGCAGAATTAGCATCAATTGAATCACCATGAACAAACTTGCAATTAGAACCATTTTTACAAAACCCTCTAGCAAAGTAAAGACATGGTTTAAAACCAAATCCTAGTCCACTTTCTTCAACACCAAAACTAGCATCATTTGCAGAATAACTCCTCCTGTGAATATTATGAGTATCACCATTGTTACCAGAGATCCAATTCTGACCACCAAGACTCATTTCAAGACGCGGATCGACCACATCGTCGCCGTTAGACCCCTCATTAAGAAAAGGAAAATACTCATTCAACTGTTGCTCATCAACAAAATCACAATCACCATTATTAACCCTTGGTGAGAAAGAACTAGAACCAACACCAACACCAACACCACCACCTTGGATATTCTCAAAAGAGAGTAAAGGGTTAAACTTTGGACTAATTGGATTCTTTTGAAAAGAGGGTGGTGGCCAAACATTGGAAGAAGGTGAAGGAGGGTTCCTATTGAAGTCAAAACCATTAGTACCACCTCTAGGAGAAGATTTTGAAAATGGGTTTGTAGAAGAAGAAACAATTCTACCAATTGGGTTAAGAGGAGAAGGAGATGAAGGGGTAGAAAGTGTCATACCCAAATGGGTTTTGACCCTAATAGCAAGATTATGAATAACATGGTCAGGACAACATGCTAAACGTACTAATTCATATTCTTCAAGATTCATCAGAAGATAACCCATGATTTTTGAAGCATTTTCAGGGTCAAAGTTTTTGACTTTAGCAAGAACTACATTTGTTGCTTCACAAGAACCCATTTCAGAAAtcttaaagaaaaatcaaattttgaagttACTTTTGAAACTAAAAGAGTAAAGGGTATCAAGAAATGGTAGTGACGGCGATGATGGTGGAGTTATTTGTTACAACAACATACCTTACCAGTAGCCGTAGGTTTTGGTCTCTATGCTATGCATATGCTCTCTCAACAAcacttcactctctctctctctctcactctctctctctctgtgttttctctctctgtaatctctctctctatcttagGAGCGTCAGAGAAGTAGATTTCTCAGATCCACTACAAAGAATGGATAATcgtcaacaacaacaacaacaacatcaacaaaaacaacataagTAACAGCAAGACACAATCTTCTATGtggtttttttcttatataatataaatataaatatatatataatcatatgAGAAACGAAATTATAATAACACTCATTGgattaattattattagtataagtattttttgttaattgtttaaggaaaaaaaaagttgatgaaaATATTTATGGAATGATTATGAAAAGTTGAAATGTTTTTAAAGCTATTAAAGGTAAAACCTTTTTTAGGCATATTCACATtaattgaaataataataataataataataataatatattatattaactAGTAAGTGAGAagaaaaattgctgtcacacatgaatatattttaactttatgCAACAAAAAGCACTGTGTGTTGCTATATGACAATTGATTGGTTTATCATCCAGCAgtgattttagataaaaacaaacCTTTACCGACCCAAAATACTTAAAATGTTTGCACATTATGCACCTGAAATACTCTCATCATAACTCAAATTTTTGTatgtttcttattttttctttggaaaGGATTGagagttgagatcctctccatttcttatgtttttcatttttttcattaccaaagtttttaaatattttggggtgtataaatgacatttggacccacttgatgtcacatttttgcatttatattcccaaaactatataataatggaggaaatggaaagaattggaaatggagaggatcctaaccGGTTATACTTATACTTATGGCTCACGATAGTCactttatgtttctattttttattttttatgtccatttaatttatatctatatttactttattttataaaaggaaataTAAGATGGGATGGAATCAAAATATGTTGCGATATGAGCGTATAAATTTGACACCCTCGTTGAGTTATGAGCGACGTGATTTGTTTATTTCTTTATAAAACttaaacattttaaaagtagtttGCATATAATTAAtagaaatatcaaaattgttagtaTCGGATGCCATGATCGGAATTCAAATCCTGATCTTCCATTTTGTGTGAACGAGTTTTCAatgattttgtcattttatctaccaataaaaaaataatatctttctaccaaaaaaaaataaaaaataatatcaacaatGTCGTTAATCACGAAATTACGATCTAATTCAATTGGCACTATCGTCGATACTCTCATGTTGCCAAGCCAAATAATAGTCTCTCTTaatctctcttcttttctcgTTTTTATAAAATCTCTTTAGTACATATGGCATTTTTCTTAATAGAATCATCTATcat
It contains:
- the LOC123908066 gene encoding zinc finger CCCH domain-containing protein 55-like, with amino-acid sequence MGSCEATNVVLAKVKNFDPENASKIMGYLLMNLEEYELVRLACCPDHVIHNLAIRVKTHLGMTLSTPSSPSPLNPIGRIVSSSTNPFSKSSPRGGTNGFDFNRNPPSPSSNVWPPPSFQKNPISPKFNPLLSFENIQGGGVGVGVGSSSFSPRVNNGDCDFVDEQQLNEYFPFLNEGSNGDDVVDPRLEMSLGGQNWISGNNGDTHNIHRRSYSANDASFGVEESGLGFGFKPCLYFARGFCKNGSNCKFVHGDSIDANSAAIVGSPSKFEGLEQHEEFMRFKAAQHQRLVAASQLAAGGTSPSSYDKYIDFLMQQHNDNQRAAAAAAFMMGEEYYNISGRGRPERNEFLAMVAGDKPNSASRQIYLTFPAESTFKDEDVSEYFSKYGPVQDVRIPYQQKRMFGFVTFVFPETVRMILSKGNPHFICDSRVLVKPYKEKGKVPDKRQHQQQQLERGDFSPCLSPSGFDSKEHFDFHPGARMLNNPHDILLRRKMEEQAELQQVLEFQQMRLKSLQLPDFKNNPIYHHQRSFSVGAPLAFPHQLHSHVNHAGLSSDDIQGDITGYGGSLTSAGSLGAATEQQKEADPSCIDAAAAASENENAKGIAKSEGIAKSEAVDLGTRNVEQTLPDSLFASPTKAAGDYQSDFSPQEELNESTAVSTSSSQKFESTTASGDNMASL